The genomic DNA ATCAAATGATTCGGGTAAGCCGAGGCTTAAAAGCCGAGGTTGGACCTCGGTATACCAAATGGATCTCTCCAAAATTCTTGCAGGTTTTTCCTTTAGAAAAAGAGTCAGCACAAAGTCCCTGGTGGTGTTCACAAGACAGCTCTCCACTCTTATCGCGGCAGGCCTGCCTCTTGTAAAGGCGCTTAATACTCTACATGGCCAGTTAGAATCAGGCGGGCTAAAAGATATTATACATAATATAGCCACTGAAGTAGAGAGCGGCACAAAGTTCTCAGAGGCGCTTTCGCGCTTTCCAAAGGTATTCCCTGATTTTTATGTCAATATGATAAAGGCAGGCGAGCTCGGCGGCATGCTCGAAGGCATACTAAAACGTCTTTCAGAGTTTTTAGATAAGTCACAGAAGCTGCGGGAGAAGGTAAAGTCTGCCCTTATGTATCCCGCATTTGTAATGATCGTGGCTGTGCTTATACTTGTCATGCTCATGATCTTTGTCATACCCACATTTACAAATATGTTTTCAGAGTTGGGCGAGGCATTACCGCTTCCTACAAAGATATTGATCACTACCAGCGATATAGTGAGGAGCGCGTGGTATCTTCTTCCTCTTATCCCGATAGTGCTTATAGCCCTGTATAAATTGCTTATAAAAAACGCTAACAGGCGCTGCTTCGTCGATAAGATCAAGCTGCGCGTGCCTGTGGTGGGTCATCTCATACAGCAGATCAGCGTGGCCAGATTTTCCAGGACGCTTGGTACGCTTCTTACCAGCGGTGTGCCTATATTAAGCGCGCTGGAGACAGTAAAAGATACTATGGGCAATGAATTTATTAGCAGGGCAGTCTTACAGGTGCGGGATAGCATCAAGGAAGGGGAAAGCGTCTCAGGCCCCATGGAAGCGAGCAAGGCGTTTCCGCCGCTTGTTGTAAAGATGATAAATATAGGCGAGGAAACAGGCCAGCTCGACAAGATGCTCATTCAGATAGCTGATAATTTCGAGGAAGAGGTGGATGTCGCGATAACAGGGCTCACATCTTTGCTCGAGCCCTTGCTCATAGTCTTCATGGGTCTAGTCGTTGGATTTATAGTAGTCTCGATGTTCATGCCGCTATTTTCACTCGCCAAGTTGATAGAGTAGAAAAATTACATGAAAAATCCAAAATCCAAATACTACCAAATCCCAAATAAATCCAAAATCCCAAATCCAAAACCATGTTTGGGATTTGGAAATTGGGATTTATTTGGTAGTATTGGTATTATTGGGATTTGGGATTTATCCTAGTGGGTTATTTTATGAGTAGAAAAGGTTTTTCTTTACTCGAGTTAATCATTGCAGTGGGTGTCCTGGCCATAGGACTGGTGGGTGTCTTGCAGATATTTCCTGTGGGACTCAGGGCCTCGTATCGCGCTGGCATGATCACAAAGGCATCATTTATAGCGCAGAATAAGATGGAAGAGGTAAAGATGTCAGGGTTTGACGCGATAAGCGCGCTTCCGCCGAAGATACCTCTATCAGGTGAAGATGATGATTTTAAATGGGAGATATTTATAGATGATGTTGACCTGGACGGCGTGGAGTCCAGCGACGACATACAAAAGGTTACAGTGACTGTAAGCTGGATAGATAGAAACAGGACAAGGTCAAAGGATTTTGTGACGTATGTTACGAGGTAGGACAGGTTTTACCATTGTCGAGATACTTATTGCGCTGGCTATACTTGCCATGATAGTCGCGTCCACTTTTACGATCTTCAGGAGTTCAGCTAAATCCTGGCAAAAGGGCGAGGCAAGGAGCGAGCGCTATCATAATGCAAGGGTTGCTATAGGCAGGATGAGCATGGAGATATCCCAGGCAGTGATCATTGAGAATAGCGACGCAAGGTTTGTCGGACAGTCAGATGAGGTAAGCTTTGTCTCGTTTGTCTCAAGTACAGAAGGCGTGTTCGAGCAGGCAGAGATAGAATACTGGTTTGATAGCGGACAAAAAATCCTCATGCGCAATGAAGACGCTGAGCCTGACTATGATTTTTCCACGCAGGATTATAGCGACATATTGGCTGATGGTATAGCAACGCTGGAATTTTCATACTATGACGGCTCAACATGGACTGATACGTGGGATTCAAGATTTATCGACGAGGAAACTGAAGTAGAACAGGACATCCTACCCAAGGCAGTCAAGATAAAGATACAGGTACAGGACAGAAAAGGCAAAGAAAGTGAGACCTTTGAAGTCATAACCCACCTAAAGATCTCCTAAGCACTCGCCTGGAATTCTCTTGTAATAGTAGTATTTTTGTAGTATAATAAAGTTACATTACCTACCAGGCCTTATATCTATTAGCGAGGCTGTTTTTTGCGTGAATTATGGATATACTTAAAAAAGTATTATTAATTAAAATAATAAGCTATATTCTTCTTTGCGCCTTTCTATTTACCAATACTGCATATTCAGCCCAGCCAATATTTACACTAAGGTCTCATCTCATATCCACTGGCGAAGGAAAAGATGGAGAATTAGGGGAAAGGTCTGCAGCCTATATTTTCGGCAATCCGCCTAAATTTAGAATGGGATCAATGGAACTCGGAGACATGAAGCTTCTTCAGGCCCTTACGCTTGCTACCCAAGGTAAATTTGATGAGGCATTTATTCGTACAAAGGGTGCACTACTAGACGAGGCTTATATACTCAATATAGATACAGCTATTTTTATATTAAGCGGCCTTCTGGCAATCTATGGACCAAAGACAAATAAGGGTAAGGAAGTGACAACTTTATTAAATATAATTAAAGTGCATGATAAAGACGTAGACCAGACAGTAATGAAGGAAAAGATACAAGGTCATATCGTAGACTCTTATCTGGATGAGATAAGATTTTTATATGAGAGGGGATATTCTTTGCTCCAGGATAACAAGGCCCAGGAGGCATGGAAATTATTAAACCGGGCGCAGAGCATGCTTTATGAATTACAATCAAAATATAGTTTTTTAAAGACAGATGAAAGAATAGCTCCATTACGTTTGGATATAGAAGCTGATCTTAGAATGATACAAGATGGAGATGAGCTTCTATTAAAAGATCGCTTGCTTCAGGCTGTTAATCCAGATACAGGTGAATTTTTAGATATAGACTTAGACTTTTATGAAGCACACGATGGAGGTAAGTACCATTGCAATTCACAGGTACTTATCTTAGATCCAGAAGGTCGAATACTAACTCCAGTTAGAACCAGAAGGCAAAGAAAAAAAGATATATCTGCAACAGCCCATTTGTTTAAAGATGAGAGTTTTGAGGCATGCGCATTACGAGCTGTTAAGGCAGATACAGGCCTTTCTTCAATAAACAAGAATTCACTAATACCATTGGGCCCTATTATTGGCGAGAAGAAGATGGGGTATCAAAACTATAAGGATACGAGGCCCTATTATTATGATGAAGATGGCATATTTCGCTCTGCATCTCAGGAAAAAGATAATCGTGAATATGGGAGATTTTTCTTATGCATATTGACTCCAGAACAGGTAAGTGAGATCCAGGATACTGGTAATCCATTGATACAGACTTTAGGTTTAACATTTACATCCCTTTCAGCTTATCTTGAATCCGTAGTTAGGCAGCCTGAGGAATTTGCCAGTACTGCGCTCCAACTATTTGGTCATCCCAATAACATCAACCTTGTTCACTCGAAGATTTTAAATGGTATAGAGTCTATCTTTGATCATATCAAGACCCATCCTGATGAAATCGTAGAATTGAGTTATGTCGAGACTCTATATAGGAGCTGTAGATCTACAATTGAACGTATAGAAAATTGGGAAGGTTCATCCTGGGCAGCTCATTTGGATAGCTCTGACGCAGATTTTACTGATAAATGCAAGGCCATGGCATTACAGGATCTTGAGAACCGTTATCAGGAACTTAGAACCATAACAGTTTGGCGGACACTAGAGAGCCATTACAGAGATAAACTGATCTTGGGCTGGAAAGATGTATATGACATTATTAATGTCATGAATTTATTAGGTAATGATGCTCAGTCAGTTCAGGGCAGGGCATTATTGCATACCTTTTTGAAAAAAGGTGTAAAGATAAAGCGCCTCTCGAAAAGCAAATTTATATTTGAATATGATGGTCATAGGCTAAAAGGATTATCTATAGATAACAAGGGCAAGTTAAATATTACGCCAGCGATAAGAAAAGGGGTGGATTTAATTAGGCGTGGGGCCATTGCAGCAGATATGGATTTAACCACAGCCTTCCGTAATGAAAATATAGATCAAGAGATGTTCTATTATATAAATCAGATTCTTATATTGGGAATGCTTTATGGTATAGTCTCAGGGAATGAATTTAAAAAGCAATATAGACGTTCTCTCAGAGAGCTTATAGTCCAAGAGTTATGCGAGGCAATGGTCATATATGCAAGTGGCGCAGGAGTAAAGACAGGGTTTGATGATCAAGGAGAGCTTAAACCTGATAATAAATATAGCAGGTCTTTTGACAAGGAGCAGTTAGAGGCATTAGACCCAGTTTTAGATAAGCTTTTAATTGCCTGGCGCAGCGTTATGATGGGGATCATAAATAGCGGATATGTAAATGAGGATGGAAAGATAAATGGGTCAAAGACTAAGCAGGATGCAGTCAAGTCTATTAAAAAAGAATTCAAAGATAAAGATCTTATCGTATATGGCATTGATATAGCAGGCGAGATTATGAAAAATATAGACGATATATTGGATGAAATAGAGACTTTATTAACAAAATCAGATTTAGACGATAAAGAGAAGAAACATCATGAAAGACTATTGGCCCAGCTTAGATTGAATAGCGGTGAGATACAATTACTTGAAAATGACGAACATGAACTTCGCAGAAAAGAGGCATGGCCATTTATTGATACTAGGCCTGATATAGTAGGTAATGGAATTATTCAAAAGACATTAAAACCTATGGTGCCTTCTAAGGGTAGGGAGCTTTTACGTGACATATCTGCGAAGATAATTGAACAATTTAATATTTCTAATGCTGACTATGTCCCTATAAAAGTTACAGGAGGAGGGTCTACCAGTGTTGATTTTACGCGAGAGGATATTAGCAAGGCTACTGCTGCAGAGGATCTAGTAGTTGGGGAGAAACTTGGGCCGGATGATCGTGATCTAGTAATAGCTATTGATGATGAAATGGAACCTGGGCAAGTAGGGTTTCCTTTTCTCACAGTTCCCGGAATTACTGTTATTTCCATAGAGAAGACAAAAAACGGAAAGAAGAGGACATATCCTAAGGATGTTGCAGAACAAATCAAAGCTGAATGGTTTTGGACAGGAGACCATGATTTAGGCTATGAACTAGAGGCCACCAAGAATATTTATATAGCACTTATAGAATTATATATGCAAGAGATGCTGAATCTATGCATGGATAAAAAAGATGTTACGCCAGCCATTAGAAGGTTAAAGCAAGAGCTAGTCAGTGGTAAAATAACCGACTATATAAATATTACGAATAGCCCCCTTGCTGCTCTTAAAGGTAGTCAAAAAGATATCTGATCCTCTCCGAATCCCAAAATAATCTTGATATAATAAAAAATATACCTATAATAAGACCTACAATGAAGATTGGTATAATCGGTCCGCCGCAGAGTGGGAAGACTACTATATTTAAAATCTTGTTGCAGGCTGATGTGCCTGGGAATATCGGTGTGTTTAAGACATCGGACTATCGCGTGGACGCGATCGCCAGGAATATTTCCGCTAAAAAGATGACATACCCGGAGTTTACATTTGTGGATCTGGGGGCGATATCAGGGTTTAAGAAAAAAGATATGTCCCAGCTCCAGGATGTAGATCTATTCATATGTACTATAGGTACTTTTTTCAGCCAGGACCCTAAAAAGGATTTTGAAAGCGCGATTACTGATATAATAGTTTTTGATCTGGAGTTTATACAGGACAGGATTGCCAGGGTCCATAAGGAAAAAAGGCCTGGCTCAGATAAGGTACTGGAGGTTTTGGAAAAATGCCAGAAGATCGTTTCTGATGGCAGGCTTTTGCGGAATGTCGGATTAAAAGAGGATGAGATTAAGGTGCTTTCCGGCCTGACATTCTTAAGCTTAAGGCCATTGATCCTGGCGATAAATGTTTCAGACGAGGATAAGGCCGACTTAAAGGCCCTTAAAGAATATTGTAGATCAAAGGATATGCGTTCTATCAGGTTTTTTGGAAAAACAGAACTAGAACTGCTTGAGCTCGAACCAGCAGAGAGGGAAAAGTTTCATAAGGACATGGGTCTGGGCGCTAGTTTCAGGGAAGAGGCATCAAAGTTAATAATGAAGGAACTAGATCTTATTACATTTTTCACAGCAGGAGAAAAAGATACGCGCGGCTGGTATTTAAAAAGAGGCTTGAGCGTTTTAGAAGCAGCTGGTAAAATACACACTGACATTCAGCGCGGCTTCATAAGGGCCGAAGTCGTGAACTTCAAGGATTTCGAGAAATACGGCTCTACACATGGCGCCCGCGAAGAAGGTGCATTAAAGGTAGAAGGCAAAGAATACGTAGTCAAAGACGGAGACATCATTAACGTGAGATTTAACGTTTAGCTTTCAGCCTTCAGCTTTCAGCCATCAGCGGCTGACAGCTGATAGCTGACAGCTGACAGCTTGGGAAGGAGAACGTAATGCGCAAGGTAAGGCGAGCATTGATCAGCGTGTCGGATAAGGCAGGATTAGAGGAATTCGCAAAGGGGTTGAACGAATTAGGCGTAGAGATACTCTCAACAGGCGGCACTGCAAAGCTCATTGGCGGTCTGGGCATAAAGGTGAGGCCTGTTTCAGATTATACGGGTTTTCCAGAGATGCTGGACGGTAGGGTAAAGACCCTGCACCCAAAGATCCACGGCGGACTCCTGTCGCTTCGTGAAAACAAAAGCCACATGGAACAGGTCCAGAAGCACGGGATTGAGCTGATCGATATGGTGGTAGTGAATCTCTATCCATTTGAAAAAACTGTGGCCAAAGAGGGCGTGAAGCAGGAAGAGGCCATTGAAAATATAGACATAGGCGGGCCGAGCATGCTTCGCTCAGCCGCGAAGAATTTTAAAGATGTAGTGGTTGTGTGTAATCCTGATAGCTACAAGGAGATACTTAAGGAGCTAAAAAAGAATGACGGTGCGATTTCTGACAAGCTTCATTTCAAATTGGGCGTCGAGGTATTTGAGAAGACGTCGAAATACGATACTGCGATTTACGGCTATTTAAGAAAACAATTGGATGGTGTCAAGTGTCAAGTGTCAGGTGTCAAGGATGAATTTCCTGACGCATTGAATTTAGATTTTGAAAAAGTGCAGTCGTTGAGGTATGGGGAGAATCCGCATCAGAAGGCAGCGTTTTATAAAGATAAAAATGTCAGTATGGTCGGTATAAGCAATGCCGAGCAGCTGCATGGCAAAGAACTTTCGTTTAACAACATCATAGATCTTGACGCAGCGCTTGAGATAGTAAAGGAGTTCAAGGAACCAGCAGCAAGTGTAATTAAGCACACGAATCCATGCGGCGCAGCTTTAGCCAAGACACTTAAAGAGGCATATGTCAATGCATTGGACTGCGACAGGGTGTCAGCATTTGGCAGCATAGTCGGACTTAATAGAAAAGCTGATAAAGCTACTGCGGAAGCGATTTGCTCAGCAGGTTTTACCGAGTGCGTTATCGCGCCTAACTATGACAAGGACGCCATGGATGTCTTTAAACAGAAAAAGAATCTCAGGATCATAAAGGTAGGCGAGCTAAAAGGTGTTGAAAAGGATTACGATCTAAAAAAGGTCGTGGGCGGGGTGTTGATCCAGGATAGAGATGTCAGGGTGATAGAGGCTACGGATCTAAAAGTCGCTACTAAAAAGCAGCCTACAGATGAAGAGCTAAAATCTCTACTTTTCGGCTGGAAGATAGTAAAGCACGTGCGTTCAAACGCCATAGTCCTCTCCAGCGGTACAAAGGCAGTGGGCATAGGTGCGGGCCAGATGTCCAGGGTGGACTCAATGATAATCTCCATACGAAAATCAGCTGGCCGCTCTAAAGGCGCTACATGCGCGAGTGACGCATTCTTTCCTAAAGAGGATGCCATACAAGAGGCCAAGAAAGCAGGCATAACCAGCATCATACAGCCAGGCGGCTCTATAAAAGACGCAGATGTCATAAAGGCATGCGACGAAGCTGGCATAAGCATGGTCTTAACAGGAGCGAGACATTTCAAGCATTGATGGATTACGTTGCAGCGATTGATTACGTTGATTCGTTTATAAACTTCGAAAAGATACCGCAATATAGTTACGCCTCGAGTTTTAACCTGGATAGGATGCGTGCCCTCCTGGGGGAATTAGGTGATCCTCATCAAGGATTAAAGATAATACATGTAGCTGGCTCTAAAGGCAAAGGCTCCACCTGCGCGATTATAGCTTCGATTTTGCGAGAGGCTGGGTATCGTGTGGGCCTGTATACTTCCCCGCATCTTTTGGATGTGAGGGAGCGCATTAGAGTTGAAGGCGATATAGAAAAAAAAGATTTTATTAGATTGATCGAGAAGATAGACCCTAGCGCTGAGAAGTTCAGGGATCAGGATCTCTCGTTCTTTGAAATCCTTACAGCAGCAGCGTTTTTGTATTTCAAGGAAAAGAAAGTTGATTTCGCTATTTTAGAAACAGGCCTTGGCGGCAGGCTTGATGCGACAAATGTTACAGAGCCGCTCGCGTGCGGCATAACGAGTATCAGCTTAGAGCATACTGATAAATTGGGCGATAATTTAGCAGCAATTGCTAAAGAAAAAGCAGGGATCATTAAGAAAGAGCGCCCTGTGTTTACTGTTTCACAGCGCAAAGAAGTTCTTGATGTAATAAAAGAAGTCTGCAGAGAAAAAGACGCGAAGCTTTACCCTGTACAGACGCGGTGTCTAGACACCGCGTCTGTACAGGGTTTAAGCCTTTTAGGTAAGCATCAGCTTGAGAATGCGAGCCTTGCAATAGCAATGGTAAAATTTATAGATCCCAAGATAGGCGAAGAAACAATAAAGACTGCCTTAAAGAAAGTTGATTGGCCCGGAAGACTGCAGGTTCTGCAGAAAGAGCCTTACGTTATCCTGGACGGCGCGCAAAACACAGCCAGCATAAAGGCAGTTTTATCGTCTATAAAAGAGCTTTTTGATTACAAGAGGCTCATATGTGTATTCGGCATAATGAGTGACAAGGACATAAAGGGCGTTGCGAGAGAATTGGACAATGCCAGTGACACAGTTATTCTCACAAGGCCCCACAATGACCGCGCAGTAGATCCAGTTAAGTTAAAAGAGAATTTTCAAAAAGCCAAGACTAGAGTAACATCTAATACCAGAGAGGCGCTTGATGCGGCATTGGTCATAGCGCAAAAAGAAGATTTAGTATTAGTCACTGGTTCTCTCTACCTGGTCGGCGAAGCACTGATTCTAACCCCCTCTGTAGGCCAGGTTTAAACCTGGCCTACAGAGGGGGGAGTTAAAGTTATGGATATGAATAAGCTTAATTTAGACGATACAATCGTAGCGATTTCAACGCCTGTGGGTGAAGGTGGCATAGGCATCGTGCGCTTGAGTGGCAAAAACGCGCTTAAAGTCGCAGACAGGATCTTTGTATCTAAAAATGGTAAAAAACCATCGCGATTTAAAACCTACACAGTGCATTACGGGCATATTGCAAATATAGATGAAGTTATTTTGACCGTAATGCGGGCGCCGCGAAGTTACACTAAGGAACACGTGGTTGAGATAAATTGTCACAGTGGCATAGTGCCGCTTAAAAAGATATTGGATCTAGTATTGAAAAACGGCGCCAGATTAGCAGAGCCAGGCGAGTTTACAAAAAGGGCTTTTCTTAATGGCCGCATTGACATACTCCAGGCAGAGTCAGTGCTGGATATTATCAG from Candidatus Gorgyraea atricola includes the following:
- a CDS encoding type II secretion system F family protein is translated as MDLSKILAGFSFRKRVSTKSLVVFTRQLSTLIAAGLPLVKALNTLHGQLESGGLKDIIHNIATEVESGTKFSEALSRFPKVFPDFYVNMIKAGELGGMLEGILKRLSEFLDKSQKLREKVKSALMYPAFVMIVAVLILVMLMIFVIPTFTNMFSELGEALPLPTKILITTSDIVRSAWYLLPLIPIVLIALYKLLIKNANRRCFVDKIKLRVPVVGHLIQQISVARFSRTLGTLLTSGVPILSALETVKDTMGNEFISRAVLQVRDSIKEGESVSGPMEASKAFPPLVVKMINIGEETGQLDKMLIQIADNFEEEVDVAITGLTSLLEPLLIVFMGLVVGFIVVSMFMPLFSLAKLIE
- a CDS encoding prepilin-type N-terminal cleavage/methylation domain-containing protein, whose product is MSRKGFSLLELIIAVGVLAIGLVGVLQIFPVGLRASYRAGMITKASFIAQNKMEEVKMSGFDAISALPPKIPLSGEDDDFKWEIFIDDVDLDGVESSDDIQKVTVTVSWIDRNRTRSKDFVTYVTR
- a CDS encoding type II secretion system protein GspJ, whose translation is MLRGRTGFTIVEILIALAILAMIVASTFTIFRSSAKSWQKGEARSERYHNARVAIGRMSMEISQAVIIENSDARFVGQSDEVSFVSFVSSTEGVFEQAEIEYWFDSGQKILMRNEDAEPDYDFSTQDYSDILADGIATLEFSYYDGSTWTDTWDSRFIDEETEVEQDILPKAVKIKIQVQDRKGKESETFEVITHLKIS
- a CDS encoding DUF933 domain-containing protein, which produces MKIGIIGPPQSGKTTIFKILLQADVPGNIGVFKTSDYRVDAIARNISAKKMTYPEFTFVDLGAISGFKKKDMSQLQDVDLFICTIGTFFSQDPKKDFESAITDIIVFDLEFIQDRIARVHKEKRPGSDKVLEVLEKCQKIVSDGRLLRNVGLKEDEIKVLSGLTFLSLRPLILAINVSDEDKADLKALKEYCRSKDMRSIRFFGKTELELLELEPAEREKFHKDMGLGASFREEASKLIMKELDLITFFTAGEKDTRGWYLKRGLSVLEAAGKIHTDIQRGFIRAEVVNFKDFEKYGSTHGAREEGALKVEGKEYVVKDGDIINVRFNV
- the purH gene encoding bifunctional phosphoribosylaminoimidazolecarboxamide formyltransferase/IMP cyclohydrolase gives rise to the protein MRKVRRALISVSDKAGLEEFAKGLNELGVEILSTGGTAKLIGGLGIKVRPVSDYTGFPEMLDGRVKTLHPKIHGGLLSLRENKSHMEQVQKHGIELIDMVVVNLYPFEKTVAKEGVKQEEAIENIDIGGPSMLRSAAKNFKDVVVVCNPDSYKEILKELKKNDGAISDKLHFKLGVEVFEKTSKYDTAIYGYLRKQLDGVKCQVSGVKDEFPDALNLDFEKVQSLRYGENPHQKAAFYKDKNVSMVGISNAEQLHGKELSFNNIIDLDAALEIVKEFKEPAASVIKHTNPCGAALAKTLKEAYVNALDCDRVSAFGSIVGLNRKADKATAEAICSAGFTECVIAPNYDKDAMDVFKQKKNLRIIKVGELKGVEKDYDLKKVVGGVLIQDRDVRVIEATDLKVATKKQPTDEELKSLLFGWKIVKHVRSNAIVLSSGTKAVGIGAGQMSRVDSMIISIRKSAGRSKGATCASDAFFPKEDAIQEAKKAGITSIIQPGGSIKDADVIKACDEAGISMVLTGARHFKH
- a CDS encoding folylpolyglutamate synthase/dihydrofolate synthase family protein is translated as MRRSWHKHGLNRSETFQALMDYVAAIDYVDSFINFEKIPQYSYASSFNLDRMRALLGELGDPHQGLKIIHVAGSKGKGSTCAIIASILREAGYRVGLYTSPHLLDVRERIRVEGDIEKKDFIRLIEKIDPSAEKFRDQDLSFFEILTAAAFLYFKEKKVDFAILETGLGGRLDATNVTEPLACGITSISLEHTDKLGDNLAAIAKEKAGIIKKERPVFTVSQRKEVLDVIKEVCREKDAKLYPVQTRCLDTASVQGLSLLGKHQLENASLAIAMVKFIDPKIGEETIKTALKKVDWPGRLQVLQKEPYVILDGAQNTASIKAVLSSIKELFDYKRLICVFGIMSDKDIKGVARELDNASDTVILTRPHNDRAVDPVKLKENFQKAKTRVTSNTREALDAALVIAQKEDLVLVTGSLYLVGEALILTPSVGQV